In a genomic window of Callithrix jacchus isolate 240 chromosome 22, calJac240_pri, whole genome shotgun sequence:
- the RLN3 gene encoding relaxin-3 — protein MARYRLLLLLAMWVLTGELWPGTEARAAPYGVKLCGREFIRAVIFTCGGSRWRRSDILARKAMEDSFLDADADGDHLAGTLDEAVGSSEWLILTKSPQAFSRGQPSWQGTPGALRGSRDVLAGLSSSCCKWGCSKSEISSLC, from the exons ATGGCCAGGTAcaggctgctgctgctcctggcgATGTGGGTGCTGACCGGGGAGTTGTGGCCGGGGACCGAGGCCCGGGCAGCACCTTATGGAGTGAAACTCTGCGGCCGAGAGTTCATCCGAGCAGTCATCTTCACCTGTGGGGGCTCCCGGTGGAGGCGATCGGACATCCTGGCCCGGAAAGCTATGG AAGACAGCTTCCTGGATGCAGACGCTGATGGAGACCATCTGGCAGGCACGCTGGATGAAGCTGTGGGGTCCAGCGAGTGGCTGATCCTGACCAAGTCCCCCCAGGCCTTTTCCAGGGGGCAACCCAGCTGGCAAGGAACCCCCGGGGCTCTTCGGGGCAGCCGAGATGTCCTGGCTGGCCTTTCCAGCAGCTGCTGCAAGTGGGGCTGTAGCAAAAGTGAAATCAGCAGCCTCTGCTAG